A genome region from Erigeron canadensis isolate Cc75 chromosome 3, C_canadensis_v1, whole genome shotgun sequence includes the following:
- the LOC122592254 gene encoding uncharacterized protein LOC122592254: protein MSDDELPVYIIPEFSSSLSSSSSVGFEFLASVALAALGEDTAPSSAHTRRYIWRDRHSAHERLMNIYHCIISLVSLFGECFGIRGFLAIQKCTCALRQLAYDNLADNYDEGLTFSTRTVRECLNNFCIAIKYLYGEEYLRSPTNHDVALLYEAREAQHHFPGMISSINCTHWTWRNCPHSLRGQYHWVDHERPTIVLEAVASYDLWFWHAYFGVSRSNNDINVLKQSPLFIPEVNKKSPEHGFTVNRLRYNRGYYLGGGIYPPWSCFVKEYAYPVARKKKIMKKLQDSARKYVERAFGLLKNKWAIIDR from the exons ATGTCTGACGATGAACTACCCGTGTATATAATCCCTGAATTCTCGTCGTCGTTGTCGTCATCGTCTTCTGTCGGCTTCGAGTTTTTGGCTTCTGTTGCTCTTGCAGCCTTAGGAGAAGACACTGCACCTTCTTCTGCACACACACGAAGATATATTTGGAGAGATCGGCACTCAGCTCATGAAAGATTGATGAACAT ATATCATTGTATCATTTCCTTGGTTTCGCTCTTCGGCGAATGCTTTGGTATTAGAGGGTTCTTGGCAATTCAAAAGTGCACGTGCGCACTACGACAACTAGCGTATGACAACCTCGCCGACAACTATGATGAGGGGTTAACGTTCTCTACTAGAACGGTACGTGAGTGTCTAAACAACTTTTGCATCGCCATAAAGTATCTTTATGGTGAAGAGTATTTGCGTTCTCCGACTAACCACGATGTTGCGCTTTTATATGAGGCGCGTGAAGCCCAACATCATTTTCCTGGCATGATCAGTAGCATCAACTGTACCCACTGGACTTGGAGAAATTGTCCACATAGTTTGCGTGGGCAATACCACTGGGTTGATCATGAACGCCCGACTATCGTACTTGAGGCcgttgcttcatatgatttaTGGTTTTGGCATGCGTATTTCGGTGTTTCAAGGTCAAACAATGACATCAATGTTTTGAAGCAATCACCATTGTTTATTCCCGAAGTGAATAAGAAGTCTCCTGAGCATGGCTTTACCGTAAACAGGCTCCGTTACAACAGAGGATACTATCTAGGGGGTGGTATTTATCCACCTTGGTCTTGTTTTGTGAAGGAGTATGCTTATCCGGTCGCTCGTAAGAAGAAGATAATGAAGAAACTTCAAGACTCTGCGAGAAAATACGTTGAACGAGCATTCGGGCTTCTGAAGAACAAGTGGGCTATCATCGATCGATGA
- the LOC122592607 gene encoding transcription factor MYB102 produces the protein MGRSPCCEKNGLKKGPWTAEEDQKLIDYIQKNGYGNWRTLPKNAGLQRCGKSCRLRWTNYLRPDIKRGRFTFEEEETIIQLHSVLGNKWSAIAARLPGRTDNEIKNYWNTHIRKRLLRMGIDPVTHNPRLDLLDISSILSSSFYNSSRQSMFGVQPIVNPELLRLAASLLSSQRNQNLEFAHQNGQENQIGNLHHQVQHQNHLVQLQNQDDHQNSLLTEIPSCVPLSNHNCVPYTSESTQHMEPNVDQLSSSFSHFDPKTTCQLNDWQNNIDNFISMDNYGGYLQQQYIIEPHHHSNLTSSDFDFNSQLSNLSTPSSSSPTPLNSNSNSTNYINGSSTEDEREISYCSNLLKYEYQEILDSSVFM, from the exons ATGGGAAGATCACCATGTTGTGAAAAGAATGGTTTAAAGAAAGGTCCGTGGACTGCAGAAGAAGATCAAAAACTTATTGATTACATTCAAAAGAATGGGTACGGAAACTGGAGAACTCTCCCAAAGAATGCTG GATTACAAAGGTGTGGAAAGAGTTGCAGGCTAAGATGGACTAATTATCTAAGGCCTGATATTAAAAGAGGAAGGTTCACTTTTGAAGAAGAGGAAACAATAATTCAACTACATAGTGTTTTGGGAAACAA GTGGTCTGCTATTGCGGCTCGCTTACCAGGAAGAACTGATAACGAAATCAAGAATTATTGGAACACGCATATTAGGAAAAGACTTCTTAGGATGGGAATTGATCCAGTCACTCACAATCCTAGACTTGATCTTCTAGATATCTCGTCCATTTTGAGCTCGTCTTTTTATAACTCCTCTCGCCAAAGCATGTTCGGGGTTCAGCCAATAGTGAACCCTGAACTGTTGAGGTTAGCAGCTTCACTCCTCTCGTCACAAAGAAATCAAAACCTCGAGTTTGCTCACCAAAATGGTCAAGAAAATCAAATTGGTAACCTtcatcatcaagttcaacaTCAAAATCATCTAGTCCAACTTCAAAACCAAGACGATCACCAAAACTCCCTATTAACAGAAATCCCTAGTTGTGTTCCATTGAGTAACCATAATTGTGTTCCATATACAAGTGAATCTACCCAACATATGGAACCAAATGTAGACCAACTTTCATCAAGTTTTtcccattttgacccaaaaacAACCTGCCAATTAAATGACTGGcaaaataatattgataattttaTTAGCATGGACAACTATGGTGGTTACCTGCAGCAACAATACATCATTGAACCTCATCATCACTCAAATTTGACTTCGAGCGACTTCGACTTCAACTCACAATTATCGAATTTGTCGACACCTTCATCATCAAGTCCAACTCCTCTAAACTCCAACTCAAATTCGACTAATTACATCAACGGAAGCAGCACCGAAGATGAAAGAGAAATCAGCTACTgcagcaacttgttgaaataTGAATATCAAGAGATCTTGGACTCTAGTGTTTTCATGTAA
- the LOC122593505 gene encoding uncharacterized protein LOC122593505 has protein sequence MNALKLCRATSDHYSSFLSNHNLVDTRIKSNAKTTSVITTTRRNNARFAVMIRASSGNVDGQEEKKSSSEKRTFLTLEEAGLVEMSGLSSHEGFLCRLTISSLNLLRVIAEQEGCSIEELNAGRICDWFLKDKLKGQQNLDPVLQWDESNFQL, from the exons ATGAATGCACTCAAACTATGCAGAGCTACTAGCGATCATTATTCTTCATTCCTTTCAAATCATAATTTGGTGGACACTCGAATCAAGAGTAATGCGAAGACGACTAGCGTTATTACAACTACTCGTAGAAATAATGCGAGGTTTGCAGTAATGATTAGAGCTAGTAGCGGTAATGTTGATGGGCAAGAAGAGAAAAAGAGTAGCTCGGAGAAACGAACTTTCTTGACCCTAGAAGAAGCTGGCCTTGTTGAGATGTCTGGTTTGAGCTCTCATGAAGGCTTTTTATGTCGCTTGAcg ATATCGTCTCTAAATCTGCTAAGGGTGATAGCAGAGCAAGAAGGTTGTAGCATCGAGGAACTAAACGCGGGGAGGATTTGTGATTGGTTTTTGAAGGACAAATTAAAAGGACAGCAGAATTTGGACCCTGTTCTTCAATGGGACGAATCGAATTTCCagttataa